Proteins encoded together in one Prunus dulcis chromosome 3, ALMONDv2, whole genome shotgun sequence window:
- the LOC117620927 gene encoding multiple organellar RNA editing factor 7, mitochondrial isoform X1 codes for MRSSIVRNPLSLTARFSSLPSFPSSRFSSSSAPTSSAAADSSAATQCSGLTRLASLVDGCDYEHWLVVMEPPKGYPLRDEIINGYIQTLATALGSLLYNCSAEKAKKSIYSVSTKYYYAFGCKVPENLTFKIKYLPNVKWVLPDSYLCHGENDYGGEPLVDGVVIPYDQKYHADWVCDENDTTV; via the exons ATGAGATCAAGCATTGTGCGAAACCCGTTAAGCCTAACGGCCCGTTTCTCAAGTCTGCCGTCGTTTCCATCTTCGcgtttctcttcctcttcagcTCCGACAAGCTCCGCCGCCGCGGACAGCTCGGCGGCGACTCAGTGCAGCGGGTTGACTCGGTTGGCCTCGCTGGTGGATGGCTGCGACTACGAGCACTGGCTCGTGGTTATGGAGCCTCCTAAGGGCTACCCTCTTCGCGACGAGATCATCAATGGCTACATCCAAACCCTAGCTACGGCCCTCGGAAG TTTGCTGTATAATTGCAGTGCAGAGAAGGCAAAGAAGTCAATTTACTCTGTTTCTACAAAGTACTACTACGCATTTGGCTGCAAAGTCCCAGAGAATTTGACTTTTAAGATCAAAT ATCTGCCCAATGTGAAATGGGTTCTACCAGATTCTTACTTGTGTCATGGCGAAAATGACTATGGAG GAGAACCTTTGGTTGATGGGGTTGTTATTCCGTATGATCAAAAATATCATGCAGACTGGGTGTGCGACGAAAATGACACAACAGTTTAA
- the LOC117620927 gene encoding multiple organellar RNA editing factor 7, mitochondrial isoform X2, which yields MRSSIVRNPLSLTARFSSLPSFPSSRFSSSSAPTSSAAADSSAATQCSGLTRLASLVDGCDYEHWLVVMEPPKGYPLRDEIINGYIQTLATALGSAEKAKKSIYSVSTKYYYAFGCKVPENLTFKIKYLPNVKWVLPDSYLCHGENDYGGEPLVDGVVIPYDQKYHADWVCDENDTTV from the exons ATGAGATCAAGCATTGTGCGAAACCCGTTAAGCCTAACGGCCCGTTTCTCAAGTCTGCCGTCGTTTCCATCTTCGcgtttctcttcctcttcagcTCCGACAAGCTCCGCCGCCGCGGACAGCTCGGCGGCGACTCAGTGCAGCGGGTTGACTCGGTTGGCCTCGCTGGTGGATGGCTGCGACTACGAGCACTGGCTCGTGGTTATGGAGCCTCCTAAGGGCTACCCTCTTCGCGACGAGATCATCAATGGCTACATCCAAACCCTAGCTACGGCCCTCGGAAG TGCAGAGAAGGCAAAGAAGTCAATTTACTCTGTTTCTACAAAGTACTACTACGCATTTGGCTGCAAAGTCCCAGAGAATTTGACTTTTAAGATCAAAT ATCTGCCCAATGTGAAATGGGTTCTACCAGATTCTTACTTGTGTCATGGCGAAAATGACTATGGAG GAGAACCTTTGGTTGATGGGGTTGTTATTCCGTATGATCAAAAATATCATGCAGACTGGGTGTGCGACGAAAATGACACAACAGTTTAA
- the LOC117620926 gene encoding putative receptor-like protein kinase At1g72540 yields the protein MSLRKLALNLLTPGCFKTNKPISDQKSQTSKEISSRRLSLSDVSNSSICTVLSDLSNSLIGSNLHIFTQKELKKITQSFSKSNYLGEGGFGKVYKGFIDDKLRPGLEAQPVAVKVLDLDGKQGHREWLAEVIFLGQLKHPNLVNLIGYCCEDEHRLLVYEYMERGNLENRLFKCYGGTLPWLTRIKIAIGAAKGLSSLHEEEKQVIYRDFKASNILLDSDYTAKLSDFGLAIDGPEGDETHITTCVMGTHGYAAPEYVKTGHLTTMSDVYSFGVVLLELLTGRRSVDESRHGREQNLVEWSKPFLKDSHKLDRVMDPGLEGQYSTEGARKAGALTHQCLSHNPKCRPTMSTVVKTLEPLMDLNDIPIGPFVYVVPTEEKNKVPAYKIEREGQAEREVVKNGENGEEKEVEVKAKGRHRSRKGHRYRNRIKSLRSSTVYSDTALYRILGTGLYSPK from the exons ATGAGTCTCAGAAAACTGGCACTCAACTTATTGACACCAGGTTGTTTCAAAACCAACAAACCAATCTCAGATCAAAAATCCCAGACGTCGAAAGAAATCTCTTCGCGGAGATTGTCACTCTCCGATGTGAGTAATTCATCAATCTGCACTGTCCTCAGTGATCTGTCAAATTCACTTATTGGATCAAACCTTCATATCTTCACACAGAAGGAACTCAAAAAGATTACCCAAAGCTTCTCTAAGAGCAACTATCTTGGTGAAGGTGGGTTTGGGAAGGTATACAAAGGGTTCATTGATGACAAGCTTAGGCCTGGGTTGGAAGCTCAACCTGTGGCTGTTAAGGTGTTGGATTTAGATGGCAAACAAGGACATAGGGAGTGGCTG GCTGAAGTGATTTTTCTTGGGCAATTGAAGCACCCCAATCTTGTTAACTTGATCGGCTACTGCTGCGAAGACGAACATAGGCTTCTTGTGTATGAGTACATGGAGAGGGGCAACCTAGAAAATCGACTATTCAAAT GTTATGGTGGAACCCTGCCTTGGTTAACAAGAATAAAAATAGCAATTGGCGCTGCAAAAGGCCTCAGCAGCCtccatgaagaagaaaagcaagTCATATATCGAGATTTTAAGGCTTCAAACATCTTACTAGACTCT GATTACACAGCCAAGCTCTCTGATTTCGGTCTAGCCATAGATGGCCCGGAAGGAGATGAAACGCACATTACAACGTGTGTCATGGGCACTCATGGCTATGCAGCTCCAGAATATGTCAAGACAG GTCATTTAACAACTATGAGCGATGTCTATAGCTTCGGTGTAGTTCTTTTGGAGCTACTAACAGGTAGAAGGTCCGTGGATGAGAGCCGCCATGGTAGAGAACAGAACCTGGTGGAGTGGTCTAAACCATTTTTGAAGGACTCGCATAAACTTGACCGTGTGATGGACCCGGGACTCGAGGGTCAGTACTCAACCGAAGGTGCTAGGAAAGCAGGTGCATTGACTCATCAGTGCCTTAGCCATAACCCCAAGTGTAGACCAACAATGAGCACTGTGGTCAAGACCTTAGAGCCTCTGATGGACTTGAATGACATTCCAATTGGACCCTTTGTGTACGTTGTTCCAACtgaggaaaaaaacaaagttccTGCATATAAGATTGAAAGAGAGGGTCAAGCTGAGCGTGAAGTGGTGAAAAATGGGGAAAATGGTGAGGAAAAAGAGGTGGAAGTGAAAGCGAAGGGTCGCCACAGGAGCCGAAAAGGTCATCGGTATAGAAATCGGATTAAGTCATTGAGGTCTAGCACTGTTTATTCAGATACAGCTCTGTATAGAATTCTTGGAACCGGTTTATACTCTCCCAAATAA